The following are encoded in a window of Magnolia sinica isolate HGM2019 chromosome 11, MsV1, whole genome shotgun sequence genomic DNA:
- the LOC131219163 gene encoding protein ENHANCED PSEUDOMONAS SUSCEPTIBILITY 1-like has translation MNSPVVHHLATTTIKARHISEETQQRCELAPWDVAMLSDHYIQKGFVFHRPPSSQSQEKIMDRLKDSLAAVLVYFYPLAGRLSTERDSHTSSSHVFIDCNNAGAEFIHAAVDMTVADVLTPVDVPPVVKSFFTLSEAVNHDGHVLPLLSVQFTELTDGVFLGCSFNHVVGDGTSFWRFLNAWSEISRSQGGIGHISHPPVIQRCFLDVDKSLIRLPFSNPDEFIERYETPPLRERIFHFAPKAIAQLKSKANNECKTDKISSFQALCALVWRSIIRARGFPLDQKTSCRLAIGNRPRLQPPLSPDYFGNCINVTSATASVGDLLSHDLGWAAWLLHQSVAAHNDGVVPGTVKAWVMAPMVYHISEFDRYSVMVGSSPRFDMYCNDFGWGKPLGLRSGYANKFDGKVSSYPGREGRGSVDLEICLPPESMSALESDGDFMDAVSPSVL, from the coding sequence ATGAATTCTCCGGTCGTTCATCACCTCGCTACCACCACCATCAAAGCACGCCATATTTCTGAAGAAACCCAGCAGCGTTGTGAGTTGGCACCGTGGGACGTGGCCATGCTCTCCGATCACTACATCCAAAAGGGTTTCGTCTTCCACCGCCCTCCATCCTCACAAAGCCAGGAAAAGATAATGGACCGCCTCAAGGACTCCCTCGCGGCCGTGCTTGTCTACTTCTATCCCCTTGCTGGCCGCCTCTCAACCGAAAGAGATTCTCACACTTCATCATCACATGTTTTTATCGACTGCAACAACGCGGGTGCTGAATTCATCCACGCTGCCGTAGATATGACGGTGGCCGATGTCCTCACTCCCGTTGATGTGCCACCCGTTGTCAAATCCTTCTTTACCCTCAGCGAAGCAGTCAATCACGACGGCCACGTTTTACCTCTTCTATCAGTACAGTTTACCGAACTGACCGACGGTGTCTTCCTCGGGTGCTCTTTCAACCACGTGGTTGGTGATGGCACCTCCTTTTGGCGATTCCTCAACGCGTGGTCTGAGATATCAAGAAGCCAGGGAGGAATTGGGCATATCTCTCACCCGCCAGTCATCCAACGATGTTTTCTCGACGTTGATAAATCCCTCATTCGCCTTCCATTCTCCAACCCTGATGAATTCATTGAGCGGTATGAGACTCCCCCACTAAGAGAAAGAATCTTTCATTTTGCACCGAAAGCCATTGCACAGCTCAAATCAAAGGCCAACAACGAATGCAAGACCGACAAGATCTCATCGTTCCAAGCTTTGTGCGCCCTTGTGTGGAGATCTATTATACGGGCCCGAGGCTTTCCTTTAGACCAAAAGACGAGCTGCCGGTTGGCTATTGGGAATAGGCCGAGATTGCAACCACCCTTGTCTCCTGACTACTTCGGTAACTGCATTAATGTCACAAGTGCGACAGCCTCAGTAGGTGATTTGCTTTCTCATGATCTCGGTTGGGCAGCGTGGTTGTTACACCAAAGCGTGGCTGCTCACAACGATGGTGTGGTGCCTGGAACGGTCAAAGCATGGGTTATGGCACCTATGGTGTATCATATAAGTGAGTTTGACCGATACAGTGTGATGGTAGGGAGCTCTCCGAGATTCGACATGTATTGCAATGACTTCGGGTGGGGGAAGCCGCTGGGACTTCGTAGCGGGTATGCAAACAAGTTCGACGGGAAGGTATCATCATATCCAGGTCGGGAAGGAAGAGGCAGTGTGGATCTAGAGATCTGTCTTCCACCTGAGTCGATGAGCGCACTAGAGTCTGATGGGGACTTCATGGATGCCGTGTCACCTTCGGTTCTTTAA